In Ascochyta rabiei chromosome 2, complete sequence, one genomic interval encodes:
- a CDS encoding Adenosylhomocysteinase, with amino-acid sequence MSAPAHKFKVADISLAAFGRREIELAENEMPGLMQTRAKYADDQPLKGARIAGCLHMTIQTAVLIETLTSLGAELTWTSCNIFSTQDHAAAAIAAAGVPVFAWKGETEEEYEWCLEQQLTAFKDGKSLNLILDDGGDLTALVHKKYPEMLKDCYGVSEETTTGVHHLYRMLKGKGLLVPAINVNDSVTKSKFDNLYGCRESLVDGIKRATDVMIAGKVAVVAGFGDVGKGCAQALHSMGARVIVTEIDPINALQAAVSGFQVTTMEKAASQGQIFVTTTGCRDILTGEHFEQMPNDAIVCNIGHFDIEIDVAWLKKNAESVTSIKPQVDRYLMKSGRHIILLAEGRLVNLGCATGHSSFVMSCSFTNQVLAQIMLYKAADEEFGKKYIEFGKTGKLDVGVYVLPKILDEQVALLHLDHVNVELSKLSEVQAEYLGLPVEGPFKSDIYRY; translated from the exons ATGTCTGCTCCCGCCCACAAGTTCAAGGTTGCCGATATCTCGCTGGCCGCTTTCGGTCGCCG AGAGATCGAGCTTGCCGAGAATGAGATGCCCGGTCTCATGCAGACTCGTGCTAAGTACGCCGACGACCAGCCCCTGAAGGGTGCCCGCATTGCTGGGTGTCTTCACATGA CCATCCAGACCGCCGTCCTCATCGAGACCCTCACATCCCTCGGTGCCGAGCTCACCTGGACCTCTTGCAACATCTTCTCCACTCAGGACCACGCCGCTGCCGCCATCGCCGCCGCCGGTGTCCCTGTCTTCGCCTGGAAGGGCGAGACCGAAGAGGAGTACGAGTGGTGCCTCGAGCAGCAGCTTACTGCTTTCAAGGATGGCAAGTCCCTGAACTTGATCCTTGACGACGGTGGTGACCTCACTGCTCTCGTCCACAAGAAGTACCCCGAGATGCTCAAGGACTGCTACGGTGTCTCTGAGGAGACCACCACTGGTGTGCACCACCTCTACCGCATGCTCAAGGGCAAGGGTCTCCTTGTCCCCGCCATCAACGTCAACGACTCCGTCACCAAGTCCAAGTTCGACAACCTGTACGGCTGCCGTGAGTCCCTTGTCGATGGTATCAAGCGTGCCACCGATGTCATGATCGCTGGTAAGGTCGCCGTTGTCGCCGGTTTCGGTGATGTCGGTAAGGGTTGTGCCCAGGCTCTCCACTCCATGGGTGCCCGTGTCATCGTTACTGAGATCGACCCCATCAACGCCCTCCAGGCTGCCGTCTCTGGCTTCCAGGTCACCACCATGGAGAAGGCCGCTTCCCAGGGTCAGATCTTCGTCACCACCACCGGTTGCCGTGACATCCTGACAGGAGAGCACTTCGAGCAGATGCCCAACGACGCCATTGTCTGCAACATCGGTCACTTCGACATCGAAATCGACGTTGCCTGGCTCAAGAAGAACGCCGAGTCGGTCACCAGCATCAAGCCCCAGGTCGACCGCTACCTCATGAAGAGCGGCCGCCACATCATCCTCCTCGCCGAGGGCCGTCTCGTCAACTTGGGATGCGCCACTGGCCACTCTTCCTTCGTCATGTCCTGCTCTTTCACCAACCAGGTCCTTGCCCAGATCATGCTGTACAAGGCCGCCGATGAGGAGTTCGGCAAGAAGTACATCGAGTTCGGCAAGACCGGCAAGCTCGACGTCGGTGTCTACGTTCTCCCCAAGATCCTCGACGAGCAGGTCGCTCTTCTCCACCTCGACCACGTCAACGTCGAGCTCTCCAAGCTCAGCGAAGTCCAGGCTGAGTACCTCGGTCTCCCTGTCGAGGGTCCTTTCAAGAGCGACATCTACCGCTACTAG